One Nicotiana tomentosiformis chromosome 4, ASM39032v3, whole genome shotgun sequence genomic window carries:
- the LOC138910408 gene encoding uncharacterized protein, with amino-acid sequence MKYHPPTFSGLASDDALGFLKECHRILHTMGIMETSGVSFTAFQLRGTAYQWWRAYELSSPDEAGSLTWTQFSKMFLCEYVPQSLRDAWRAEFEQLCQGAMTVLENAVRFSELAHHAPALVATVKERVRRFIEGLHPSIRTSMARELEMDITYQQAMSIARRVEGMFA; translated from the coding sequence atgaagtaccacccacctactttcagcggactagcttcagatgatgctctaggttttcttaaggagtgtcatcgtattctccacacTATGGGCATTATGGAGacaagtggggtttctttcaccgctttccagctaagGGGaacggcatatcagtggtggcgtgcctatgagttgagtagtccggacgaggcaggctcactcacttggactcagttttcaaagatgttcttgtgtgagtatgttcctcagagcctcagggacgctTGGCgggcagagtttgagcagttgtgtcagggtgctatgactgtgttggagaatgcagtccgtttcagtgagttagctcaccATGCACCGGCTCTAGTTGCTACAGTCaaagagagggttcgtcgcttcattgagggactccaccccagtattcggaccagtatggccagggagttggagatggacatcacttatcagcaggcaatGAGCATTGCCAgaagagtggagggcatgttcgcctag